The Piliocolobus tephrosceles isolate RC106 chromosome 2, ASM277652v3, whole genome shotgun sequence genome window below encodes:
- the RNF123 gene encoding E3 ubiquitin-protein ligase RNF123 isoform X3 — translation MASKGAGMSFSRKSYRLTSDAEKSRVTGIVQEKLLNDYLNRIFSSSDHAPPAATSRKPLNFQNLPEHLDQLLQVDNEEEESQGQVEGRLGPSTVVLDHTGGFEGLLLVDDDLLGVIGHSNFGTIRSTTCVYKGKWVYEVLISSQGLMQIGWCTISCRFNQEEGVGDTHNSYAYDGNRVRKWNVTTTNYGKAWAAGDIVSCLIDLDDGTLSFCLNGVSLGTAFENLSRGLGMAYFPAISLSFKESVAFNFGSRPLRYPVAGYRPLQDPPSADLLRAQRLLGCFRAVLSVELDPVEGRLLDKESSKWRLRGQPTVLLTLAHIFHRFAPLLRKVYLVEAVLMSFLLGLVEKGTPAQAQSVVRQVLDLLWLFMEDYEVQDCLKQLMMSLLRLYRFSPIVPDLGLQIHYLRLTIAILRHEKSRKFLLSNVLFDVLRSVVFFYIKSPLRVEEAGLQELIPTTWWPHRSSREGKESTEMKEETAEERLRRRAYERGCQRLRKRIEVVEELQVQILKLLLDNKDDNGGEASRYIFLTKFRKFLQENASGRGNMPMLCPPEYMVCFLHRLISALRYYWDEYKASNPHASFSEEAYIPPQVFYNGKVDYFDLQRLGGLLSHLRKTLKDDLASKANIVIDPLELQSTTMDDLDEDEEPAPAMAQVPQWLQRPMQALAVGGPLPLPRPSWLSSPTLGRANRFLSTAAVSLMTPRRPLSTSEKVKVRTLSVEQRTREDIEGSHWNEGLLLGRPPEEPEQPLTENSLLEVLDGAVMMYNLSVHQQLGKMVGVSDDVNEYAMALRDTEDKLRRCPKQRKDILAELTKSQKVFSEKLDHLSRRLAWVHATVYSQEKMLDIYWLLRVCLQTIEHGDRTGSLFAFMPEFYLSVAINSYSALKNYFGPVHSMEELPGYEETLTRLAAILAKHFADTRIVGTDIRDSLMQALASYVCYPHSLRAVERIPEEQRIAMVRNLLAPYEQRPWAQTNWILVRLWRGCGFGYRYTRLPHLLKTKLEDANLPSLQKPCPSTLLQQHMADLLQQGPDVAPSFLNSVLNQLNWAFSEFIGMIQEIQQAAERLERNFVDSRQLKVCATCFDLSVSLLRVLEMTITLVPEIFLDWTRPTSEMLLRRLAQLLNQVLNRVTAERNLFDRVVTLRLPGLESVDHYPILVAVTGILVQLLVRGPASERERATSVLLADPCFQLRSICYLLGQPEPPAPGTALPAPDRKRFSLQSYADYISADELAQVEQMLAHLTSASAQAAAASLPTSEEDLCPICYAHPISAVFQPCGHKSCKACINQHLMNNKDCFFCKATIVSVEDWEKGANTSTTSSAA, via the exons GAAACCCCTGAACTTCCAGAACCTGCCAGAACATTTGGACCAGTTGCTACAGGTGGACAATGAAGAGGAGGAAAGCCAGG GACAGGTTGAAGGGCGGCTTGGCCCATCCACTGTGGTCCTGGACCACACAGGTGGCTTTGAGGGGCTTCTCCTGGTGGATGATGACCTGCTGGGG GTGATTGGACACAGCAACTTTGGCACCATCCGCTCTACCACATGCGTGTACAAAG GGAAATGGGTCTACGAGGTCCTCATCTCCTCCCAGGGGCTCATGCAGATCGGCTGGTGCACCATCAGCTGCCGCTTCAACCAGGAG GAGGGGGTTGGAGATACACACAACTCCTATGCCTATGATGGCAACCGCGTGCGCAAGTGGAACGTGACCACGACGAATTATGGCAAG GCGTGGGCAGCGGGGGACATCGTGAGCTGCCTGATCGACCTGGATGATGGCACTCTGTCCTTCTGCCT GAATGGCGTATCACTGGGCACTGCCTTTGAGAACCTGTCCAGGGGCCTGGGCATGGCCTACTTCCCAGCCATCAGCCTCTCTTTCAAGGAGTCCGTGGCCTTCAACTTTGGCAGCCGTCCTCTGCG CTACCCAGTGGCGGGCTACCGGCCCCTGCAGGACCCACCGAGCGCTGACCTGCTGCGGGCACAGAGGTTGCTGGGCTGCTTCCGGGCAGTGCTGAGTGTGGAGCTGGATCCTGTG GAGGGACGGCTGTTGGACAAGGAGAGCTCCAAGTGGCGGTTGCGGGGCCAGCCCACCGTCCTCCTCACACTGGCCCACATCTTCCATCGCTTCGCACCGCTCCTG CGCAAGGTGTACCTGGTGGAGGCTGTGCTCATGAGCTTCCTGCTGGGCCTCGTGGAGAAGGGCACGCCCGCACAGGCACAGTCCGTGGTGCGCCAGGTCCTGGACCTCTTGTGGCTCTTCATGGAG GACTACGAGGTACAAGATTGCCTCAAGCAGTTGATGATGTCCCTGCTTCGGCTGTACCGGTTCTCGCCCATCGTCCCAGACCTGGGCCTACAG ATCCATTACCTGCGGCTCACTATCGCCATCCTGAGGCATGAGAAGTCCCGCAAGTTTCTGCTTAGCAATGTTCT CTTCGACGTGCTCCGCTCCGTCGTCTTCTTTTACATCAAGAGCCCCCTGCGTGTGGAGGAGGCCGGCCTACAGGAGCTCATTCCCACCACCTGGTGGCCCCACCGCTCCAGTAGGGAG GGCAAAGAGAGCACGGAGATGAAGGAGGAGACTGCAGAGGAGCGGCTGCGGCGGCGAGCCTACGAACGGGGCTGCCAGCGGCTCAGGAAACGCATTGAAG TGGTGGAAGAACTACAGGTCCAAATCCTGAAGCTGCTGCTGGACAATAAAGATGACAATGGG GGCGAAGCTTCTAGATACATCTTCCTGACCAAGTTTCGCAAGTTTCTGCAGGAGAACGCCAGTGGCCGGGGG AACATGCCCATGCTCTGCCCCCCTGAGTATATGGTCTGCTTCTTACACCGGTTGATCTCTGCCCTGCGCTACTATTGGGATGAATACAAGGCTTCCAATCCCCATGCTTCCTTCAGTGAGG AGGCCTACATCCCTCCCCAGGTCTTCTATAATGGCAAGGTGGACTACTTTGACCTGCAGCGTCTGGGGGGCCTCCTCTCGCACCTGCGGAAGACCCTCAAAG ATGACCTTGCTTCCAAAGCCAACATTGTGATTGACCCACTGGAGCTCCAGTCAACTACCATGGATGACCTAGACGAGGATGAGGAGCCTGCCCCAGCTATGGCCCAGGTGCCACAGTGGCTGCAG CGCCCCATGCAGGCCCTGGCTGTTGGGGGGCCACTGCCCCTGCCCCGGCCCAGCTGGCTCAGTTCTCCAACTTTGGGCCGAGCCAACCGCTTCCTCAGCACAGCGGCTGTGAGCCTCATGACCCCACGGCGGCCTCTGAGCACCTCGGAGAAAGTGAAGGTCCGCACACTGAGCGTGGAGCAGAGGACCCGTGAGGACA TTGAAGGCAGCCACTGGAACGAGGGCTTGCTGCTGGGGCGGCCCCCCGAGGAGCCTGAGCAGCCCCTCACCGAGAACTCGCTGCTGGAAGTCCTAGATGGGGCAGTCATGATGTACAACCTCAGCGTACACCAGCAGCTGGGCAAG ATGGTGGGTGTCTCCGATGATGTCAATGAATACGCTATGGCTCTGAGGGACACAGAGGACAAGCTCCGCCGGTGCCCCAAGCAG AGAAAGGACATCCTTGCAGAGTTGACGAAGAGCCAGAAGGTTTTCTCAGAAAAGCTGGACCACCTGAGCCGTCGTCTTGCCTGGGTCCACGCCACTGTCTACTCCCAG GAGAAGATGCTGGACATCTACTGGCTGCTGCGCGTCTGCCTGCAGACCATTGAGCACGGTGATCGCACAGGGTCTCTCTTTGCCTTCATGCCCGAGTTCTACCTGAGCGTGGCCATCAACAGCTACAGTGCTCTCAAGAATTACTTTGGTCCCGTGCACAGCATGGAGGAGCTCCCAG GCTATGAAGAGACTCTGACCCGCCTGGCTGCCATTCTCGCCAAACACTTTGCCGACACACGCATTGTGGGCACTG ACATCCGAGACTCACTGATGCAGGCCCTGGCCAGCTACGTGTGCTACCCACACTCCCTGCGGGCTGTGGAGCGAATCCCTGAGGAGCA GCGTATCGCCATGGTGAGGAACCTCCTGGCACCCTATGAGCAGCGGCCCTGGGCCCAGACCAACTGGATCCTGGTGCGGCTCTGGAGG GGCTGTGGCTTCGGGTACCGCTATACACGGCTGCCACATCTGCTGAAAACCAAACTTGAGGATGCCAATTTGCCCAGCCTCCAGA AGCCCTGCCCCTCCACCCTGCTGCAGCAGCACATGGCAGACCTCCTGCAGCAGGGTCCTGATGTGGCGCCCAGCTTCCTCAACAGCGTCCTCAATCAGCTCAACTGGGCCTTCTCTGAATTCATTGGCATGATCCAGGAG ATCCAGCAGGCTGCTGAGCGCCTGGAGCGGAACTTTGTGGACAGCCGGCAGCTCAAGGTATGTGCCACCTGCTTTGACCTCTCAGTCAGCCTGCTGCGTGTCTTGGAGATGACTATCACACTGGTGCCTGAGATATTCCTTGACTGGACCCGGCCTACCTCCGAGATGCTGCTGCGGCGTCTTGCACAG CTGCTAAACCAGGTGCTGAACCGAGTGACAGCTGAGAGAAACCTGTTTGATCGTGTGGTCACCCTACGGCTGCCTG gCCTAGAGAGCGTGGACCACTACCCCATTCTGGTGGCAGTGACGGGCATCCTGGTGCAGCTCCTGGTGCGTGGCCCAGCCTCAGA GAGAGAGCGAGCCACATCAGTACTCCTGGCAGATCCCTGCTTCCAGCTACGCTCAATATGCTATCTCCTGGGACAGCCAGagcccccagcacctggcactgCCCTGCCAGCCCCTGACCGGAAGCGCTTCtccctgcagagct ATGCGGATTATATCAGTGCTGATGAGCTGGCCCAAGTGGAACAGATGCTGGCGCACCTGACCTCTGCATCTGCCCAGGCAGCAGCTGCCTCTCTG CCCACCAGTGAGGAGGACCTCTGCCCCATCTGCTATGCCCACCCCATCTCTGCTGTGTTCCAGCCCTGTGGCCACAAGTCATGCAA AGCCTGCATCAACCAGCACCTGATGAACAACAAGGACTGCTTCTTCTGCAAAGCCACCATCGTGTCTGTAGAGGACTGGGAGAAGGGAGCCAATACGAGTACTACCTCCTCAGCTGCCTAG
- the RNF123 gene encoding E3 ubiquitin-protein ligase RNF123 isoform X1, whose amino-acid sequence MASKGAGMSFSRKSYRLTSDAEKSRVTGIVQEKLLNDYLNRIFSSSDHAPPAATSRKPLNFQNLPEHLDQLLQVDNEEEESQGQVEGRLGPSTVVLDHTGGFEGLLLVDDDLLGVIGHSNFGTIRSTTCVYKGKWVYEVLISSQGLMQIGWCTISCRFNQEEGVGDTHNSYAYDGNRVRKWNVTTTNYGKAWAAGDIVSCLIDLDDGTLSFCLNGVSLGTAFENLSRGLGMAYFPAISLSFKESVAFNFGSRPLRYPVAGYRPLQDPPSADLLRAQRLLGCFRAVLSVELDPVEGRLLDKESSKWRLRGQPTVLLTLAHIFHRFAPLLGCLVQSGKLLPHQCLALVQRKVYLVEAVLMSFLLGLVEKGTPAQAQSVVRQVLDLLWLFMEDYEVQDCLKQLMMSLLRLYRFSPIVPDLGLQIHYLRLTIAILRHEKSRKFLLSNVLFDVLRSVVFFYIKSPLRVEEAGLQELIPTTWWPHRSSREGKESTEMKEETAEERLRRRAYERGCQRLRKRIEVVEELQVQILKLLLDNKDDNGGEASRYIFLTKFRKFLQENASGRGNMPMLCPPEYMVCFLHRLISALRYYWDEYKASNPHASFSEEAYIPPQVFYNGKVDYFDLQRLGGLLSHLRKTLKDDLASKANIVIDPLELQSTTMDDLDEDEEPAPAMAQVPQWLQRPMQALAVGGPLPLPRPSWLSSPTLGRANRFLSTAAVSLMTPRRPLSTSEKVKVRTLSVEQRTREDIEGSHWNEGLLLGRPPEEPEQPLTENSLLEVLDGAVMMYNLSVHQQLGKMVGVSDDVNEYAMALRDTEDKLRRCPKQRKDILAELTKSQKVFSEKLDHLSRRLAWVHATVYSQEKMLDIYWLLRVCLQTIEHGDRTGSLFAFMPEFYLSVAINSYSALKNYFGPVHSMEELPGYEETLTRLAAILAKHFADTRIVGTDIRDSLMQALASYVCYPHSLRAVERIPEEQRIAMVRNLLAPYEQRPWAQTNWILVRLWRGCGFGYRYTRLPHLLKTKLEDANLPSLQKPCPSTLLQQHMADLLQQGPDVAPSFLNSVLNQLNWAFSEFIGMIQEIQQAAERLERNFVDSRQLKVCATCFDLSVSLLRVLEMTITLVPEIFLDWTRPTSEMLLRRLAQLLNQVLNRVTAERNLFDRVVTLRLPGLESVDHYPILVAVTGILVQLLVRGPASERERATSVLLADPCFQLRSICYLLGQPEPPAPGTALPAPDRKRFSLQSYADYISADELAQVEQMLAHLTSASAQAAAASLPTSEEDLCPICYAHPISAVFQPCGHKSCKACINQHLMNNKDCFFCKATIVSVEDWEKGANTSTTSSAA is encoded by the exons GAAACCCCTGAACTTCCAGAACCTGCCAGAACATTTGGACCAGTTGCTACAGGTGGACAATGAAGAGGAGGAAAGCCAGG GACAGGTTGAAGGGCGGCTTGGCCCATCCACTGTGGTCCTGGACCACACAGGTGGCTTTGAGGGGCTTCTCCTGGTGGATGATGACCTGCTGGGG GTGATTGGACACAGCAACTTTGGCACCATCCGCTCTACCACATGCGTGTACAAAG GGAAATGGGTCTACGAGGTCCTCATCTCCTCCCAGGGGCTCATGCAGATCGGCTGGTGCACCATCAGCTGCCGCTTCAACCAGGAG GAGGGGGTTGGAGATACACACAACTCCTATGCCTATGATGGCAACCGCGTGCGCAAGTGGAACGTGACCACGACGAATTATGGCAAG GCGTGGGCAGCGGGGGACATCGTGAGCTGCCTGATCGACCTGGATGATGGCACTCTGTCCTTCTGCCT GAATGGCGTATCACTGGGCACTGCCTTTGAGAACCTGTCCAGGGGCCTGGGCATGGCCTACTTCCCAGCCATCAGCCTCTCTTTCAAGGAGTCCGTGGCCTTCAACTTTGGCAGCCGTCCTCTGCG CTACCCAGTGGCGGGCTACCGGCCCCTGCAGGACCCACCGAGCGCTGACCTGCTGCGGGCACAGAGGTTGCTGGGCTGCTTCCGGGCAGTGCTGAGTGTGGAGCTGGATCCTGTG GAGGGACGGCTGTTGGACAAGGAGAGCTCCAAGTGGCGGTTGCGGGGCCAGCCCACCGTCCTCCTCACACTGGCCCACATCTTCCATCGCTTCGCACCGCTCCTG GGGTGCCTTGTACAGAGTGGAAAGCTGCTGCCTCACCAGTGCCTGGCCTTGGTGCAGCGCAAGGTGTACCTGGTGGAGGCTGTGCTCATGAGCTTCCTGCTGGGCCTCGTGGAGAAGGGCACGCCCGCACAGGCACAGTCCGTGGTGCGCCAGGTCCTGGACCTCTTGTGGCTCTTCATGGAG GACTACGAGGTACAAGATTGCCTCAAGCAGTTGATGATGTCCCTGCTTCGGCTGTACCGGTTCTCGCCCATCGTCCCAGACCTGGGCCTACAG ATCCATTACCTGCGGCTCACTATCGCCATCCTGAGGCATGAGAAGTCCCGCAAGTTTCTGCTTAGCAATGTTCT CTTCGACGTGCTCCGCTCCGTCGTCTTCTTTTACATCAAGAGCCCCCTGCGTGTGGAGGAGGCCGGCCTACAGGAGCTCATTCCCACCACCTGGTGGCCCCACCGCTCCAGTAGGGAG GGCAAAGAGAGCACGGAGATGAAGGAGGAGACTGCAGAGGAGCGGCTGCGGCGGCGAGCCTACGAACGGGGCTGCCAGCGGCTCAGGAAACGCATTGAAG TGGTGGAAGAACTACAGGTCCAAATCCTGAAGCTGCTGCTGGACAATAAAGATGACAATGGG GGCGAAGCTTCTAGATACATCTTCCTGACCAAGTTTCGCAAGTTTCTGCAGGAGAACGCCAGTGGCCGGGGG AACATGCCCATGCTCTGCCCCCCTGAGTATATGGTCTGCTTCTTACACCGGTTGATCTCTGCCCTGCGCTACTATTGGGATGAATACAAGGCTTCCAATCCCCATGCTTCCTTCAGTGAGG AGGCCTACATCCCTCCCCAGGTCTTCTATAATGGCAAGGTGGACTACTTTGACCTGCAGCGTCTGGGGGGCCTCCTCTCGCACCTGCGGAAGACCCTCAAAG ATGACCTTGCTTCCAAAGCCAACATTGTGATTGACCCACTGGAGCTCCAGTCAACTACCATGGATGACCTAGACGAGGATGAGGAGCCTGCCCCAGCTATGGCCCAGGTGCCACAGTGGCTGCAG CGCCCCATGCAGGCCCTGGCTGTTGGGGGGCCACTGCCCCTGCCCCGGCCCAGCTGGCTCAGTTCTCCAACTTTGGGCCGAGCCAACCGCTTCCTCAGCACAGCGGCTGTGAGCCTCATGACCCCACGGCGGCCTCTGAGCACCTCGGAGAAAGTGAAGGTCCGCACACTGAGCGTGGAGCAGAGGACCCGTGAGGACA TTGAAGGCAGCCACTGGAACGAGGGCTTGCTGCTGGGGCGGCCCCCCGAGGAGCCTGAGCAGCCCCTCACCGAGAACTCGCTGCTGGAAGTCCTAGATGGGGCAGTCATGATGTACAACCTCAGCGTACACCAGCAGCTGGGCAAG ATGGTGGGTGTCTCCGATGATGTCAATGAATACGCTATGGCTCTGAGGGACACAGAGGACAAGCTCCGCCGGTGCCCCAAGCAG AGAAAGGACATCCTTGCAGAGTTGACGAAGAGCCAGAAGGTTTTCTCAGAAAAGCTGGACCACCTGAGCCGTCGTCTTGCCTGGGTCCACGCCACTGTCTACTCCCAG GAGAAGATGCTGGACATCTACTGGCTGCTGCGCGTCTGCCTGCAGACCATTGAGCACGGTGATCGCACAGGGTCTCTCTTTGCCTTCATGCCCGAGTTCTACCTGAGCGTGGCCATCAACAGCTACAGTGCTCTCAAGAATTACTTTGGTCCCGTGCACAGCATGGAGGAGCTCCCAG GCTATGAAGAGACTCTGACCCGCCTGGCTGCCATTCTCGCCAAACACTTTGCCGACACACGCATTGTGGGCACTG ACATCCGAGACTCACTGATGCAGGCCCTGGCCAGCTACGTGTGCTACCCACACTCCCTGCGGGCTGTGGAGCGAATCCCTGAGGAGCA GCGTATCGCCATGGTGAGGAACCTCCTGGCACCCTATGAGCAGCGGCCCTGGGCCCAGACCAACTGGATCCTGGTGCGGCTCTGGAGG GGCTGTGGCTTCGGGTACCGCTATACACGGCTGCCACATCTGCTGAAAACCAAACTTGAGGATGCCAATTTGCCCAGCCTCCAGA AGCCCTGCCCCTCCACCCTGCTGCAGCAGCACATGGCAGACCTCCTGCAGCAGGGTCCTGATGTGGCGCCCAGCTTCCTCAACAGCGTCCTCAATCAGCTCAACTGGGCCTTCTCTGAATTCATTGGCATGATCCAGGAG ATCCAGCAGGCTGCTGAGCGCCTGGAGCGGAACTTTGTGGACAGCCGGCAGCTCAAGGTATGTGCCACCTGCTTTGACCTCTCAGTCAGCCTGCTGCGTGTCTTGGAGATGACTATCACACTGGTGCCTGAGATATTCCTTGACTGGACCCGGCCTACCTCCGAGATGCTGCTGCGGCGTCTTGCACAG CTGCTAAACCAGGTGCTGAACCGAGTGACAGCTGAGAGAAACCTGTTTGATCGTGTGGTCACCCTACGGCTGCCTG gCCTAGAGAGCGTGGACCACTACCCCATTCTGGTGGCAGTGACGGGCATCCTGGTGCAGCTCCTGGTGCGTGGCCCAGCCTCAGA GAGAGAGCGAGCCACATCAGTACTCCTGGCAGATCCCTGCTTCCAGCTACGCTCAATATGCTATCTCCTGGGACAGCCAGagcccccagcacctggcactgCCCTGCCAGCCCCTGACCGGAAGCGCTTCtccctgcagagct ATGCGGATTATATCAGTGCTGATGAGCTGGCCCAAGTGGAACAGATGCTGGCGCACCTGACCTCTGCATCTGCCCAGGCAGCAGCTGCCTCTCTG CCCACCAGTGAGGAGGACCTCTGCCCCATCTGCTATGCCCACCCCATCTCTGCTGTGTTCCAGCCCTGTGGCCACAAGTCATGCAA AGCCTGCATCAACCAGCACCTGATGAACAACAAGGACTGCTTCTTCTGCAAAGCCACCATCGTGTCTGTAGAGGACTGGGAGAAGGGAGCCAATACGAGTACTACCTCCTCAGCTGCCTAG